In a single window of the Salmo trutta chromosome 21, fSalTru1.1, whole genome shotgun sequence genome:
- the LOC115156750 gene encoding pyroglutamyl-peptidase 1, which yields MATKSTVIVTGFEPFGDHTINASWVAVQELERLGLAQNVDLHVCEVPVEYQAVQSLLPYLWKQHQPQLVVHVGVSGIATTVTLEKCGHNHGYKRVDNCSFCPDSQCCMEGGPECINSVIDMDLVCKRVNSSRLGVAVSVSKDAGRYLCDYTYYTSLYLGKGRSAFVHVPPLGKPYNAQDLGRALQAIVGEMLELVGQAEDDDHHHCSHQHAH from the exons ATGGCGACTAAAAGCACGGTAATAGTGACAG gGTTTGAACCTTTTGGAGATCACACCATCAATGCTAGCTGGGTGGCAGTACAG GAACTGGAGAGGTTAGGCTTGGCTCAGAATGTGGATCTGCACGTCTGTGAGGTGCCAGTGGAGTACCAGGCAGTTCAAAGTCTGCTTCCATATCTATGGAAACAGCACCAGCCACAG TTGGTGGTCCATGTCGGAGTCTCTGGCATAGCCACCACGGTCACCCTGGAGAAATGTGGCCACAACCACGGCTACAAGCGGGTGGACAACTGCAGCTTCTGTCCGGACTCTCAGTGCTGTATGGAGGGGGGCCCTGAATGCATCAATTCAGTCATAGACATGGACCTGGTATGCAAGAGGGTCAACTCCTCAAGGCTGGGTGTGGCAGTGTCAGTATCAAAGGACGCAGGCCG ATACCTATGTGACTACACCTACTACACGTCACTGTACCTGGGGAAGGGCAGGTCAGCGTTTGTGCACGTTCCTCCTCTGGGGAAGCCTTACAATGCCCAGGACCTAGGCAGAGCCTTGCAGGCCATAGTGGGGGAGATGCTGGAGCTTGTGGGTCAAGCCGAGGATGATGACCACCACCACTGCAGCCATCAGCACGCTCACTAA